The sequence below is a genomic window from Ipomoea triloba cultivar NCNSP0323 chromosome 2, ASM357664v1.
CTGCAGCCCCATTAATTAAGTTGCAAACAGACTGACAATCCGAAAAAATATAAACCATCCTAAAACCCCTATCCTTTACCCAAGATAGAGCTTCCTTAATAGCCATAGCCTCCGTCAAATGAACACCTCCTAAACTCCTGAGTGGACCATTTTTCGCTCCTAGAAAAACACCATCTTTATCGGTAATGACCACACCAAAAAAAGCTTTGCCCTCATTTGGAAAAACTGCAGCATCTACAAAGACATGCACGCCACCTTCAGGAATAAAAAGAATATCAGGTTCTGTCATTGGCAAATTAGGGACTTCATGTGGCTCAAAAGAAACATCCTGCCATGCATGAACCAGATTAGCAGCTTCATTCTTGATATGCGAAACATCCCAGACTTTATTATTCCAAACCACTTCATTCCTCCCTCTCCAAATGCACCAACACAAAGCAATACACTTCAATATGGCTAATTGATTTCCACTCGTAATTACACCAGCTAACCATGCATTAAACTCGTCATCTAAACCTGGTAAAGGACAATCCTCCAGACCATGCCATAGTGGCGCAACCTGAATACAGTCACACATCAGATGTTTCAAAGATTCCGGGCTTTGGCGACACAATGGGCAGTCCGTCTCGATATCCAATCTCCGAAAAGACAAAGCTAACAAAGTGGGGATTACATGCTGAAATACGAATGTTGGGAGGGATCTTTAGTTTCCAAATCCCACGCCAAATAACCGGTTCAGATATGCCTTGAACATTGGTCAGTAGTCTGTAACCATTTCTCACAGTATATACACCTCTAATATCACCCCTCCAACACCATTGATCCTCATACTGCATAGATAAAGGGATTCTCAAAATAAGATCAATATCTCGCTGCATGAATATATTACTTAACTGCTCACGATCCCAATCATTAGTAATAGGATTAATTAGAGCACTGACCTTTAGATTAGCATCGTTGTCCAGAACCGGAGATTGCACATAAGGATCAACTTCATCAGGCAACCATGGCTGCTTCCAAACACATGTACAACGAGCATTACCAATTCTTTTATAGCATCCTCGCTGAAGAATTTCCTGACCAGCAAGGATAGACCTCCAAGTATAGCTAGGATTCGAACCAATACTTGCACTTAAAAACTCACCAGTTGGGTAATATCTTGCTTTCAACATTTTCGCAGGCAACGAGTCGGGCTTAGATAACAACCTCCACCCTTGTTTTGCTAGGAGcgcaatattaaatttattcagACTCTTAAAACCCATACCTCCCATAATCTTCGGGGAACACATTCTTCCCCAAGCCATCCAACGAATACCACCACCCGGGCCACCCGTAGCATCCCACCAAAACTTATTCATCATTCGTTCTAACCGCTCACAAAACGTAACCGGAagaaaataaatactccgtaattagtAAGTAAAAATGTTGTCTCagcaagaaaattttgaaactcACTGTTTGTTTCCAGGAGAAATCAAGACGACATGACATCTATCAAATTTGGATGAAAACTAACTGTTGCATCCAACTTCCCTGAAAGCAGGTGCTATAAAAGCATAAACAAGTACTGCACCCAACTATAGAGATCAgccacagaaaaaaaaaaaaaaaactcagcaTGGTGCcacattaccattaccattttATACACCTGACGAAAGAGATACAACTCCCATTCAATTACTAACTAGTCATGAAGACATCTATGTAAAAGTTGAAGCTAAAAATATGTTCACCTACAAATGCCTGTCTGcctactcaaaaaaaaaaaaaaaaaaaacaaaacaaaaaacaaaaaaaaaaaacaaaaacaaaaaaatctatACAAAAAGATACAAATCTTCAGAGGTCATCCTTCATGCTGATCTTTATATTTTGAACCTTTATTGACAATTGCTGTTTATGGTCTT
It includes:
- the LOC116010698 gene encoding uncharacterized protein LOC116010698, which codes for MMNKFWWDATGGPGGGIRWMAWGRMCSPKIMGGMGFKSLNKFNIALLAKQGWRLLSKPDSLPAKMLKARYYPTGEFLSASIGSNPSYTWRSILAGQEILQRGCYKRIGNARCTCVWKQPWLPDEVDPYVQSPVLDNDANLKYEDQWCWRGDIRGVYTVRNGYRLLTNVQGISEPVIWRGIWKLKIPPNIRISACNPHFVSFVFSEIGYRDGLPIVSPKPGIFETSDV